In the genome of Pseudonocardia cypriaca, the window GTTGAGGAGGCCGCGCACCTCCTGGGTGCGGCGCACCCAGGCTTACGCGAACGACTGCCGGGTGGCGGCGATGCTGCCCAGCAGTCTCAGGGCCTGTGCATCCGGCGATCCGGGCTCGGCGTGGTAGACGACGAGCTGCTGGCCGGGTGCCTCCCGGATGTCGAAGGTTTGCATGTGCACGGTGATCGCGCCGACGTCGCGGTGGGCGAACGTCTTGACCTCGGCGCTCTTGCCGCGGGCCTGGTTGCGGGCCCACAGCCGGCGGAACTCGGGGCTGGAGGTGTGCAGCTCCTCGACGATCGCGGCCGTCCGCGGGTCGTCGGGCATCGAGCCGGTGGACAGGCGGAACCCGGCCACGGTGTTGGCGGCGGCGTGCTGCCAGTCGGCGTAGAACGCCCGCGCGGCCGGGTCGCGGAAGATGTTGAGCAGCAGGTTGTCCGAGTAGGTGAACACGTCGTACAGCGCGGTGGCCAGGCGGTTGCGGGCCAGCACGTCGTAGCAGCGGCTGAGCACGACGGCTGGGGTGTCCGGCCAGCCGTCCATGAGCTGCCGCAGGTGCGGGGACGCCTGCTCGGGGCGGGCCGAGACCGGGCGGGGCGCTAGCCCGGCCAGCCGGAAGGCGTGCTGGCGGGCGTCGTCGTCGAGCCGCAGCGCTTCGGCCAGGGCGTCGAGGACCTGCGCCGACGGGTTGCGTTCGCGGCCCTGCTCCAGCCGGACGTAGTAGTCGACGCTCACCCCGCCCAGCAGTGCGACCTCCTCGCGGCGCAGTCCGGGCACCCGGCGCGCCCGACCGGCGGGCAGGCCCACGTCGTCCGGCCGCACCTCGCCCCGCCTGCTGCGGAGGAACTCACCCAGCTCCGAAGTCACCGTCTCACGGTAGCCCGCCGGGACTCCGCACGAAGCTCACTCGCGGGCACGAGGTGGGCGCCGTGGCGTCACGGCTCGGCGATGTCCAGGGTGACCTTCGACAGCGGGCAGCCAACGCACGTAAGGACGTACCCGTCGGCCTTCTGCTGCGGCGTCAGGCAGTTCGGCCCGGTCGTCGCGACCTCCCCGCCACGGAGCTTCACCATGCAGTCCCCGCAGTTGCCGACCGTGCACGAGTAGGGCATCGGCAGCCCCGCCGCGAGCCCGGCCTCGAGAAGCGTCTGGCCCGGCTCGACCACCACCGAGCCGACCTCGCGCGCCCCGTCCTCGACGACCATCTCCTGCGGCCCGGTGGCCGTGGCCGTCGGGTCCGCCCCGCTGGTGTAGCGCTCGTGGTGCACGCGGTCGTCCGGCACACCGAGCTCGGTCAGGACGCCCTTGACCGTGTCCATCAGCGCCTCGGGTCCGCACAGGTAGTACCGGGCGTCCCCG includes:
- a CDS encoding helix-turn-helix domain-containing protein, yielding MTSELGEFLRSRRGEVRPDDVGLPAGRARRVPGLRREEVALLGGVSVDYYVRLEQGRERNPSAQVLDALAEALRLDDDARQHAFRLAGLAPRPVSARPEQASPHLRQLMDGWPDTPAVVLSRCYDVLARNRLATALYDVFTYSDNLLLNIFRDPAARAFYADWQHAAANTVAGFRLSTGSMPDDPRTAAIVEELHTSSPEFRRLWARNQARGKSAEVKTFAHRDVGAITVHMQTFDIREAPGQQLVVYHAEPGSPDAQALRLLGSIAATRQSFA